The region CTCGCGGTGCTGAAGGCGGGCGCGGCGTACGTACCGATGGACCCGGCGCACCCCGAGAAGCGCCTCGACCGCACGGCGCGCGACGCGGGCGTACGGCTGGTCGTCCGGGACACCGCGCCCTACCTGGGCGCCGCGCGGACCGACCGGCTGCCACAGGGCTCCCCGCGGGATCCCGCCTACGTCATCCACACCTCCGGTTCGACCGGCCGCCCCAAGGGGGTCGTCGTCCCCCACGCCAATGTCCTCGCACTCCTCGACGCCACCCGCGAGGACTTCGCCCTCACCGCCGACGACACCTGGACGTTCTTCCACTCCGGCGCCTTCGACTTCTCGGTGTGGGAGATCTGGGGCGCCCTGCTGACCGGCGCCCGGCTGGTGGTCGTGGACCACTGGGTGGCGCGCTCGCCGGAGGACTTCCACGCGCTGCTCGTACGGGAGTCGGTGACCGTCCTCAGCCAGACCCCGTCGGCCTTCGGGCAGTTGCGGGCGGTGGACCGGAGCGCGAAGGAACGGCTTTCGGTGCGGCTGGTGGTGCTGGGCGGGGAGGCGCTGGACACCCGGCCGCTGCTCGGCTGGTTCGACCACCACCCGGAGAACCGCTGCCGCCTGGTCAACATGTACGGGATCACGGAGACCACCGTCCACGTCACCGCGGCGACCGTCACCCGGCGCGAGGCTCTGGCGGCTTCCCGCTCGGTGGGCCGCCCGCTGCCAGGCTGGGCGGTGTCGGTGCGCGACGAGTGGGGGCGCCCGCTGCCGACGGGCGCGGCGGGGGAGATCTGGGTGGGCGGGGCCGGACTCGCCCTCGGTTACCTGGGGCGGCCCGAGCTGACGGCCGAGCGGTTCGTGAACGATCCGTACGGACCTGGCCGGTGGTATCGCAGCGGTGACCTGGGCCGGCTGCGCGCCGACGGTTCACTGGAGTACCTGGGGCGGATCGACAGCCAGGTGAAGGTACGCGGACACCGGATCGAACCGGACGAGATCCGGGCGGTGCTGCTGGAGGACCCGGTGGTCACGGCGGCGGCGGTGGTGCTGAGCGGGGACGCCTTCGAGGACGCGGCGGGGGTGCGGATCGACGCGTATGTCGTGGCCGACGGGGACACCGGCGACGTACGCCGTCGGGCCGCCCGGCTGCTGCCCGACCACATGCTGCCGACGACCGTGACCTGCGTACCCGCGTTGCCGCTCACCCCGAACGGCAAGCTGGACCGCGACCGACTGCCGGCGACGGCACCCACGAGGCCCGTACCGGTGCCCGCGCCCACCGGAGACGTGGTGACGGCCCCCACCGGAGACCTGGTGACGGCCCTCGCCGGAGTCTGGGAGGAGATCCTCGGTGTCCCCGTCGGCCCGGACGACAACTTCTTCGAGCTCGGCGGGAACTCGCTCTACGCGATCCGTGTCGGCACCGTCCTGCGGGAACGCGGGCTGCCCGCGCTCCCCCTGCGGCTGCTCTACACGACCCCGACGGCCCGCGCCCTCGCCGAGGCGCTGGGACATGCTTGAAGGCCCCCCACAACCGTGAAGGGCCTTCTCATGTGCGCCGCCAGGGACTCGAACCCCGGACCCGCTGATTAAGAGTCAGCTGCTCTAACCAACTGAGCTAGCGGCGCATGACTCCCGCCTCCCGCTCTCGCGGTCGGCGACAAAAGAAATACTACCTGGTCCGGACGGGTGCTTCCGACCACCCAGGGCCTGATCCAAAAGAGCAGGTCCTAGATGGCCAGGGAGAGCAGGACGGGGGTGGCGCCGCGGTTGAGGGTGTCGGCGGCGCGGCGCAGGCGGTGGGCGTGCTCGACCGGGAGGGAGAGGGCGAGGCAGCCGACCGAGGAGCCCGCGGTGATGGGGACGGCCGCGCAGACCGTGCCGATCGCGTACTCCTGGAGGTCGAGCACCGGCACCGTGGCCGGCTGGGCGTCGAGCCGGGACAGCAGCAGCCGCTCGTTGGTGATGGTCCGCGAGGTGAGGCGGGCCATCTTGTGGCGGGAGAGATGGTCGCGCCGCGCGTTCAGGTCGAGCTGGCCGAGGAGGCTCTTGCCGACCGCGCTGGCGTGGGCCGAGGAACGGAAGTCCACCCATTCGTTGACCGCGGGGGTCGCGGGACCCTCGGCGCACTGGGTGACGTGCACCTCGCCGTCGATGTAGCGGCTGATGTAGATCGCGGCGCCGACCGAGTCGCGCAGGCGGTCGATGGTCTGCTGGAGTTTCTCGCGCAGCGCCTGGTCGCGACTGTGGGCGGAGCCCAGCCGGCCGAGGGCGGCACCGGCGACATACGCGCCGTCGATGACCTGCTCGACGTACCCCTCCCGGCGCAGCATCCGCAGCAGTACGGTCAGGCGCTCCGTGCCGAGGCCCGTCTGGCGGGCCAGCTCGACGTCGGTGACGCCGCCGGAGTGCCGGGCCACCGTCTCCAGGACGCGCAGGGCGTCCTGGGCCGAGTGGTACGGCGCGGTCGGCTCGTTCATCAGCGCCACGGTTTCCCCCTGCGCTTTTTGGGCCATCGATCCGGACAGCTGAGCTCCTCCACGATAACTGTCAAACGCTCGGTGGGGAGGGGCTGTTGGCGAGAAAGTCGGCGCGCTCCGGTTCGCTCAACAGGAGTGCGACACTCTGGCATATGCCAAAGTCATGGCTCAGTGGGCATGCCACGCGGTCCGGACCTCGCGCCTTGCCGCGTTCACTGCTTGTAGTCACAGGACCGCGCTGAGGAATTCCCGGGTCCTTTCGTGCTCCGGATCGGTGAAGATCCGGTCGGGCGGACCGGACTCGATGACATGGCCGGAATCGAACATCAGCACCTGGTCCGAGATGTCGCGGGCGAAATTCATCTCGTGGGTCACACAGAGCATGGTGATGTCGGTGGTGCGGGCGATGTCACGGAGGACGTCGAGGACGCCCGTGACCAGTTCGGGGTCGAGCGCGGACGTGACCTCGTCCAGGAGCAGTACCTGGGGCCGCATCGCCAGCGCCCGTGCGATCGCAACCCGCTGCTGCTGTCCGCCGGACAGCTGACTCGGGTAGGCGTCGCACTTGTCCGCGAGACCCACCATCTCCAGCAGCTCCCGGGCCCGCGCCTCGGCCTCGTCCCTGGACAGCCCGAGGACGGTGACCGGTGCCTCGGTGATGTTGCGGAGCACCTTCATGTTCGGGAAGAGGTTGAACTGCTGGAAGACCATCCCGATCTTCTTACGGACCTCCCGGATCTGCTTCTCGGGGGCCGGGTGGAGCGGCTCACCGGCGACCGTGATCGTGCCCTCGTCGGGCTTGGCCAGGGTCATCAGCAGCCGCAGGATCGTCGTCTTGCCGGAGCCGGACGGGCCGATCAGGGTGACGTGCTTGCCGGAGTCGACGCGGAAGTCGAGGCCGTCGAGGACGGTGTTGTCCCCGAAGCGCTTGGTGACCTGGTCGAAACGGATCAGCTCGCCGCCGTCCACCGGCGGATTGGCCGTGTTGTCGGCTTTCTCCGCAGGGTTCGTAGAGGTGTCGAGGGGGGTGTCAGCGGACAAGACGTCGCTCCAGGGCTCGCAGAAGGAGGGAAGCGGGATAGGAAATGAGGATGAAGGCCACGCCGATGACCGTGAGCGGCTCGGTGAACTGGAAGTGCTCCTGCGAGTACAGCCGCGCCTCACCGAGCATCTCCAGCACGGTGATCGCCATCAGCATCGGGGTGTCCTTGAGCATCGAGATGACGTAGTTGCCGAGTGCGGGCACCACCCGGCGGATCGCCTGCGGCAGGATCACGGCGGTCCAGGTCCGCCGCAGCGGCAGGTTGAGCGCGGTGGCCGCTTCCCACTGGCCGGCCGGCACGCCCTCGATACCGGCCCGGTAGACCTGCATCGTGTACGTCGAGTAGTGCAGCCCGATCGCGACGACACCGGTGGTCAGCGCGGAGAACGTGATGTTCCACTCGGGCAGCACGTAGAAGAGGAAGAACAGCTGCACCAGCAGCGGGGTGTTGCGGATGAACTCCGTGACGACCCCGACCGGCCAGCGCACCCAGCGGGTCGGCGTGCGCATCAGCAGTGCCCACACCAGACCCAGGGCGAAGGAGATCACCGAGCCGAGGGCCAGCGCCTGCAGGGTGACCAGCAGTCCGTCCCAGAAGTGCGGCATGAAGTCGCGCACCGCGCCCCAGTCCCAGTTCATGCGACACCTCCCGTCGCACCGACGCCCGTGGCTTCCGCGCGCCGCGAGGTGCTTGTGGCGGGCTGGGGCGCCTGGCCGATCCCGGCCTTCAGCCGCCGCTCCAGCGCCCGCATCAGCCGGGTGATCACGAAGGCGATCGCGAAGTAGATCAGCAGGACGTACGCGTAGATCTCCGCGCTCTCCTGGAGCGCGAGCCGCACGAGGTTGCCGCTGAACGTCAGATCGCCCATGCCCATGATCGACACCAGGGCCGTGCCCTTGAGCAGTTCGACCAGCAGGTTGCAGAAGGAGGGGATCATCTCGGGTACCGCCTGCGGCAGCAGGATCAGCCGCATCCGCTGCCAGGGCGTGAAGCTGAGCGCGATGCCGCCCTCGCGCTGGGCGGGGTCGACGGCGTTCAGGGCGCCGCGCACGATCTCACTGCCGTACGCCCCGTAGGTCAGCCCCAGCGCCAGCGTGCCCGCCCACATCGGGACGAGCTGCCAGCCGAAGGCGAGCGGCAGCACGAAGTACACCCAGAAGATCATGATCAGGGCGGAGGTGCCGCGGAACACCTCGGTGTAGACGCCCGCGAGGAAGCGGACGATCCACCGCCGCGAGGTGCGCGCGACACCGACGGCGAACGAGACGGCACCGGCCACCAGCGAGCTGAGGAACAGCAACTGGACGGTGACCCAGACACCTTTGAGTACGAGTTCCCAGAGTCCCGAGGTCATCCGCGGCAGAGCTCCTTCGCGGTCATGTCGGTCATCTCGGCCCGGGTGAACCCGAAGGGCCGCAGGATGCGGAACAACTCCCCGCTGGCCTTCAGCTTCTTCAGTTCCACATTGAAGGCGTCGCGCAGCCGCGTCTCGGTGGAACGGAACGCGAAGCCGCCGCCGTCGACGTGCGGCTTGCCTTTCACCAGGGGCGTGAACGGCTTCGTGCTCTCGGCCTTGCGGGACTTTTTGACCACCTCGCGCGTGGTCAGCGCGGTCCCGGCGAAGACGTCGACACGGCCTGCCTCGACCGCGTTCAGCCCGGCGACCTGATCCGGCACGATCAGGATGTCGCTCTCCTTGTACCCGGCCTCGACGGCGTACTGGATCTCTGCGTACCCGGTGCCGGTCGCGAATCTGGCCTTCTTCGCCACGACGTCCTTGTAGTCGTGCAGGCCCTTCGGATTGCCCTTGCGCACGATGAAGGCGTCCAGCATCTGGTAGTCCGGGTCGGCGAAGACGACCTGCTGACAGCGTTCCGGGTTGATGTACATCCCCGCGGACACGACGTCGAACTGCTGTGAGTTGAGCCCGGGAATGAGCGAGCCGAACTCGGTCGGCACGGGCTGCACCCGGTCGACGCCCAGCCGCTTGAAGATCACCTTGGCGAGTTCGGGCGCCTCGCCGGTCAGTTCACCGTTCCTGTCGATGTAGCCGAACGGGATCTCACCGGCTATGCCCAGCCGCACGACGCCCTGCGCCTTGAGCCGGCCGAGGAGATCACCGCCGTTGTCGGACGCGGTGGCGACCCGGGTGCAGCCGGCGGCGCCCAGCGCGCCGACGGCGCCGAGCGCGGAGACACCCGCGAGCAGCGACCGCCGACTCGCGAGCAGCGACCGCCGACTCGGACTTCGTTTCTCCGCTTCGGTCCCGTCATTCCCGTCATTCCTGAGTGGTGGAGCCATGGCCGCGCGGCTACCCGAGAGCATGCGAAGTATTCGGATCGATTTCGGCCCCGTACGACGGCGAGTGACGTCGAGGCACCCTTGACTCCGGGGAGACCATGGAATGCATGGCTGATCGATTCATCGAGGTCTCGCTGGTCAAGCGAGGAATCCACTGCACGGCGAAACTGCTGGACGACCGGGCGCCGATCACCTGCGCGGCGGTGTGGGACGCGCTTCCCCTGGGCGGCGACGTCTACCACGCGAAGTACGCACGCAATGAGATCTACGCCCTTTTCCCGCCTTTCGCGAAATCGGAGCCACCACTGGAAAATCCGACAGTTACCCCCATTCCCGGAGACCTCTGTTATTTCGCCTTCGCGGGCACGGAACTGGGCACCAAGGCCTACGGCTACGACACCGACGTACGCCCCGGCACCACGGTCGTCGACCTCGCCCTCTTCTATGAACGCAACAACCTGCTGCTCAACGGGGACGTGGGCTGGGTCCCGGGCATTGTCTGGGGCCGGGTGACCGAGGGCCTGGAGGCGATGGCCGAGGCCTGCAACGACCTCTGGCGCTCGGGCGCCCAGGGCGAGACGCTCAGCTTCCGTAGGGCGTAGGGCGTAGGGCGTGGGGCCGTGGGGCTCAGGGGCGTCCCTGGAACCCCGTCGGTGGAGCCACCCCCGCGGTGCCCGTCTCGTACAGGGCGTGTGCCGTGCGCAGGACGAGGTCGTCGCGGTGGCGGGCGGCGACGATCTGCAAGCCTACCGGGAGGCCGTCGCCGTCCGTGCCGACCGGGACGCTCGCGGCGGGCTGCTGGGTCATGTTGAAGGGGTACGTGAACGGGGTCCACCCCGTCCAGCGGCGGTGGCCTGAGCCCGGCGGCACCTCCACCCCCGACGCGAACGCCGTCAGCGGCAGGGTCGGCGTCACCAGCACGTCGTACGACTCGTGGAAGCGCCCCATCCGCCGCCCGAGCTCCATCCGGACGTCCACCGCGGCCAGGTAGTCCAGCGCGCTGGACCGGGCGCCCCGCGCGCAGATCTCCCGCAGCCCCGGGTCCAGCGACTCCCGCTGCCGTGGCCCGAGCCGCTGGGCCACCCGGGCCGCACCGCCGAACCACAGGACGTGGAAGGCCTCCACCGGGTCGGTGAGATCGGGGTCGGCCTCGGTGACGTACGCGCCGAGCCCCGCGAGCCGCTCCACCGCCCGCCGCACCGCCGCCGCGACGGCCGGCTGGACCGCGACCTGCCCGCCGAGGGACGGCGAGTACGCGACCCGCAGCCCGCGCACCCCACCCTCAAGGGCCTCGACGAACGACCCGCCCACCGGCCCGAGCGCCGACCAGTCACGGGCGTCCGGCCCGCTGATCACGTCCATCATCAGCGCCGCGTCGGCCGCGTCCCGTGTCATCGGCCCCACGTGCGAGAGCGTCCCGAACGCGCTCGCGGGGTACAGCGGCACCCTCCCGTACGTCGGCTTCAGGCCGAAGATCCCGCAGAACGCGGCCGGGATGCGCACACTGCCGCCGCCGTCCGTGCCCAGCGCCAGCGGTCCCGCCCCGAGCGCGACGGCCGCCGCGCTGCCGCCGCTGGAGCCGCCCGCCGTGCGCGTGACGTCGTACGGATTGCGGGTGACCCCCGACAGCGGCGAATCCGTGACGCCCTTCCAGCCGAACTCGGGTGTCGTCGTCTTCCCGAGGAACACCGCCCCGTGCTCGCGCAGCCGGGCGACGGACGGCGCGTCCTCGTCCCAACTCCCCTGTGGGTCAACGGTCTTGGAGCCACGCAGGGTCGGTCCGCCACGCAGCAGCAGGATGTCCTTGACGGAGACCGGTACCCCGTCCAGCAGCCCGGCCGGCTCACCCCGCCGCCAGCGGTCCGCGGACCGCGCCGCCCGCGCGAGGGCCGCGTCCGCGTCGAGACGTACGAACGCGTTCACGGCCCGCTGGATCTCCACGGCCCTGCGCAACGCCGCCCGCGTGGCGTCCACGGGGCTGAACTCGCCCTTGCGGTAGCCGTCGAGGAGTTGTACCGCGGTCAGCTCGACGAGTTCCGGCATCGGCCCCTCCAGGGGAAGTCGAGGAAGTCTCAGTGTCCCGGTACGTATCCGCGCTTCTTGTCGACCACGTTCGGCAGCGGTCTGCCCGCCTCCCAGCGCTCGTACATCTCCACGAACTGTGCCCCGAGTTCGTCCCGCCAGCCGACCGTGTCCCCGCTCATGTGCGGCGACACGATCAGCCCGGGGACATCCCACAGCGGGCTGTCCGGGCCGAGTGGCTCGTCCTGGAAGACATCGAGGGCCGCGCCCGCGATCCACCGCTTCGACAGCGCCTCGGCGAGCGCGTCCTCGACGACCAACTGCCCCCGGCCGACGTTGATGAAGCGCGCCGAGGGCTGCATCATTCCGAAGCGCCGCGCGTCGAACATGCCGTACGTGGCCTCCGTGAGCGGCGCCGCCGACACCACCCAGTCGGCGCGCGCCATCAGCCGGTCGAGCTCCTCGGGCCCGTGGATCCCGGTGCGCGCGGTACGCCCCACCAGGGCCGTCGTCACCTCGAGCGCCTTGAGCGTCTTGACGATCGTCCGCCCGATCGGTCCGGAACCGACCACACACGCGCGCGTGCCCGCCACCCGCTGCGACTCCCGGTGCCGCCACTCCCGCTGCCGCTGCAGGTCCCACGTCCTCGGCAGGTCCTTGGCCATCGCGAGGACCAGTGCGGCGACGTACTCGGCGATCGGCCGGTCGAAGATCCCGCGCGCGTTGGTCACCACCGTGTCGGACGCGGCGAGTTCGGGACACATGAGGTGGTCGACGCCCGCGCTCGCCGTGTGCACCCAGCGCGGCCGGGGACCCTCGCCGGGCCAGGCGCGGCGCACCGCGTGCGAGGTGAAGTCCCAGACCAGCAGTACGTCCGCGCGCGGCAGCCGCTCGGCCAGCGTCGACTCGTCGGCGTGCTCGATCCGCACCCGGCCGGTGAGTCTGCCGAGGCGCGGGAGCGGCTCGGCGTCCAGGACTAGGAGGGTGGTGCGGGATCCGGCGCCGGACCCGGATGCCGGGGCCGACGCGGATACGGGGCGGGGCGGGCGAGGGAAACCGTTTCGCAATGCGAGTCCGCTTT is a window of Streptomyces mirabilis DNA encoding:
- the ehuD gene encoding ectoine/hydroxyectoine ABC transporter permease subunit EhuD; the protein is MNWDWGAVRDFMPHFWDGLLVTLQALALGSVISFALGLVWALLMRTPTRWVRWPVGVVTEFIRNTPLLVQLFFLFYVLPEWNITFSALTTGVVAIGLHYSTYTMQVYRAGIEGVPAGQWEAATALNLPLRRTWTAVILPQAIRRVVPALGNYVISMLKDTPMLMAITVLEMLGEARLYSQEHFQFTEPLTVIGVAFILISYPASLLLRALERRLVR
- a CDS encoding D-2-hydroxyacid dehydrogenase → MDAEPLPRLGRLTGRVRIEHADESTLAERLPRADVLLVWDFTSHAVRRAWPGEGPRPRWVHTASAGVDHLMCPELAASDTVVTNARGIFDRPIAEYVAALVLAMAKDLPRTWDLQRQREWRHRESQRVAGTRACVVGSGPIGRTIVKTLKALEVTTALVGRTARTGIHGPEELDRLMARADWVVSAAPLTEATYGMFDARRFGMMQPSARFINVGRGQLVVEDALAEALSKRWIAGAALDVFQDEPLGPDSPLWDVPGLIVSPHMSGDTVGWRDELGAQFVEMYERWEAGRPLPNVVDKKRGYVPGH
- a CDS encoding amino acid adenylation domain-containing protein, whose protein sequence is MTCHALAARLPAAVDPGPLLDAAVRGWWPELPERWPVLWSDAVPARFAAHRLRTELHRPLDPSGPAFRAVLLRYEGGGTGYEDGGAHLVLVADHAVLTPAALQDIAHVLLGHRPGAEVTVPLGGHEPPRGPHRTRVDWAAGDEGAGDRTGVVPVPVPTGTPAALVLAAALVLARYEHRDPGDALPAYATVLDDPGPGDPAFSHRLPFQSAPFPLTLVPRRATVELHHRLRHIDDASARDFARHLIHVHGQLGRVPLAEIELIPREEAERLLALPAAKPRPDDPTRTDPTGIAPTRTAPTRIDTAFDARADRHPDAPALTHDGTTTTYGALRERAERLAAGLRAAGVRPGDRVGIRLERGADLVATMLAVLKAGAAYVPMDPAHPEKRLDRTARDAGVRLVVRDTAPYLGAARTDRLPQGSPRDPAYVIHTSGSTGRPKGVVVPHANVLALLDATREDFALTADDTWTFFHSGAFDFSVWEIWGALLTGARLVVVDHWVARSPEDFHALLVRESVTVLSQTPSAFGQLRAVDRSAKERLSVRLVVLGGEALDTRPLLGWFDHHPENRCRLVNMYGITETTVHVTAATVTRREALAASRSVGRPLPGWAVSVRDEWGRPLPTGAAGEIWVGGAGLALGYLGRPELTAERFVNDPYGPGRWYRSGDLGRLRADGSLEYLGRIDSQVKVRGHRIEPDEIRAVLLEDPVVTAAAVVLSGDAFEDAAGVRIDAYVVADGDTGDVRRRAARLLPDHMLPTTVTCVPALPLTPNGKLDRDRLPATAPTRPVPVPAPTGDVVTAPTGDLVTALAGVWEEILGVPVGPDDNFFELGGNSLYAIRVGTVLRERGLPALPLRLLYTTPTARALAEALGHA
- the ehuC gene encoding ectoine/hydroxyectoine ABC transporter permease subunit EhuC; this encodes MTSGLWELVLKGVWVTVQLLFLSSLVAGAVSFAVGVARTSRRWIVRFLAGVYTEVFRGTSALIMIFWVYFVLPLAFGWQLVPMWAGTLALGLTYGAYGSEIVRGALNAVDPAQREGGIALSFTPWQRMRLILLPQAVPEMIPSFCNLLVELLKGTALVSIMGMGDLTFSGNLVRLALQESAEIYAYVLLIYFAIAFVITRLMRALERRLKAGIGQAPQPATSTSRRAEATGVGATGGVA
- the ehuB gene encoding ectoine/hydroxyectoine ABC transporter substrate-binding protein EhuB, with amino-acid sequence MAPPLRNDGNDGTEAEKRSPSRRSLLASRRSLLAGVSALGAVGALGAAGCTRVATASDNGGDLLGRLKAQGVVRLGIAGEIPFGYIDRNGELTGEAPELAKVIFKRLGVDRVQPVPTEFGSLIPGLNSQQFDVVSAGMYINPERCQQVVFADPDYQMLDAFIVRKGNPKGLHDYKDVVAKKARFATGTGYAEIQYAVEAGYKESDILIVPDQVAGLNAVEAGRVDVFAGTALTTREVVKKSRKAESTKPFTPLVKGKPHVDGGGFAFRSTETRLRDAFNVELKKLKASGELFRILRPFGFTRAEMTDMTAKELCRG
- a CDS encoding amidase, whose amino-acid sequence is MPELVELTAVQLLDGYRKGEFSPVDATRAALRRAVEIQRAVNAFVRLDADAALARAARSADRWRRGEPAGLLDGVPVSVKDILLLRGGPTLRGSKTVDPQGSWDEDAPSVARLREHGAVFLGKTTTPEFGWKGVTDSPLSGVTRNPYDVTRTAGGSSGGSAAAVALGAGPLALGTDGGGSVRIPAAFCGIFGLKPTYGRVPLYPASAFGTLSHVGPMTRDAADAALMMDVISGPDARDWSALGPVGGSFVEALEGGVRGLRVAYSPSLGGQVAVQPAVAAAVRRAVERLAGLGAYVTEADPDLTDPVEAFHVLWFGGAARVAQRLGPRQRESLDPGLREICARGARSSALDYLAAVDVRMELGRRMGRFHESYDVLVTPTLPLTAFASGVEVPPGSGHRRWTGWTPFTYPFNMTQQPAASVPVGTDGDGLPVGLQIVAARHRDDLVLRTAHALYETGTAGVAPPTGFQGRP
- a CDS encoding DUF3830 family protein, with amino-acid sequence MADRFIEVSLVKRGIHCTAKLLDDRAPITCAAVWDALPLGGDVYHAKYARNEIYALFPPFAKSEPPLENPTVTPIPGDLCYFAFAGTELGTKAYGYDTDVRPGTTVVDLALFYERNNLLLNGDVGWVPGIVWGRVTEGLEAMAEACNDLWRSGAQGETLSFRRA
- a CDS encoding IclR family transcriptional regulator gives rise to the protein MALMNEPTAPYHSAQDALRVLETVARHSGGVTDVELARQTGLGTERLTVLLRMLRREGYVEQVIDGAYVAGAALGRLGSAHSRDQALREKLQQTIDRLRDSVGAAIYISRYIDGEVHVTQCAEGPATPAVNEWVDFRSSAHASAVGKSLLGQLDLNARRDHLSRHKMARLTSRTITNERLLLSRLDAQPATVPVLDLQEYAIGTVCAAVPITAGSSVGCLALSLPVEHAHRLRRAADTLNRGATPVLLSLAI
- the ehuA gene encoding ectoine/hydroxyectoine ABC transporter ATP-binding protein EhuA, translated to MSADTPLDTSTNPAEKADNTANPPVDGGELIRFDQVTKRFGDNTVLDGLDFRVDSGKHVTLIGPSGSGKTTILRLLMTLAKPDEGTITVAGEPLHPAPEKQIREVRKKIGMVFQQFNLFPNMKVLRNITEAPVTVLGLSRDEAEARARELLEMVGLADKCDAYPSQLSGGQQQRVAIARALAMRPQVLLLDEVTSALDPELVTGVLDVLRDIARTTDITMLCVTHEMNFARDISDQVLMFDSGHVIESGPPDRIFTDPEHERTREFLSAVL